The Cutaneotrichosporon cavernicola HIS019 DNA, chromosome: 3 region cgcggGCAACAAGTATGTCGACGTTTTCCAGGGTTAGCTTAGCATCATCATAATCGCAATCGCATGCACAGATCGGATCGAGCAGGCGTTGGGGTGTGATTGGGGCTGAGTGGCTGAGGGCGTGGGTGTTACTGAACCTAAACACCAAGGGGAGACTGGCTGTATGTCGCACTCTTGTGCTCGCTGAGCTACTTGTGCGTCACCGCGGCATCAGGCTAGTCAAACACACTGCCTGATACACCTTGCTCAGTATTACTGATGGCCGCGTCCCAACGACCTCCGGCCCAACAAGAGTGTGACTGCACATGCGATTCATTCTTCCTTTCCCTCATTGGACCCATTGGATTACCCGTTCGAGTTGTCAAACCCGCCCACTAGTGCACACCAAGCTTCTTGAACGAAGGGCGCTGCGTCCAGCCGTCCCAGTATCCCGCGACGACGGGGTCGATGGGCTCGGGGCCAATACGCTTCTGGAGGGCAGCAAACGCCTCGCCCGACACGGATCCGGCGGCACCGCCGGCATCCGTAATAATACGCGCGAGCCAAGTAATGAGGTGGTCTGGTTTCAGCGAGCTCTCTTTGAACGCTCACAGTCAGCCTCGCCAGGAGTGCTAGCGCCGCCGAGGTACGATCCCGGCGTCTTGCGAAGAATGTGGGTGACCTCGCCCCGGATAAATTCGCCGGCGCTCTTCCACTGCccgttggcgtcggcatAGATCTTCTGACgcgtcgcctcgtccgGGTTGCCAGTGTAGAACGAGAGGAGGGTGCCGTTGAACTTctgcttggcgaggatgaagTCGGCGAACTCACCGCCCTCGGtggcgagcttgtcgagcgtCTTCTGGCGGCCACCGAGGAACGCTGCGGGGAGACCCTTGGCTTTCTCGGCGCGATCTTCGTCGTTGACGGCtagaaggaggagaacgtTCGGGTCGTGGTGGTCAGAGTGGACGGCGCGGAtgagcttctcgagctcgtggTCCGTGTGCGTGTCCTTCTTGGGGGCGTTGGGCGCCATCTCGATGAGCTTGCGGGTGCAGGACTTGTGTCAGTGGGCAAACAATTGGGGGGTGCGGGGGATATGACCATCTGTCCTCCGTGCTAGGTCACGGCGCAACCCGTCTGCTCCTCGGTGATCTACTCACAGTAGAGTCGTCGTACGTCTTCCCGTCCACTTGAAGACTCGGGATCGTGCCGTGAGCGTTGATCTTGAGGTATGACGGCTCAAAGTTCTGTCCCTTTCTGTCAGCGTTCCTCTCTTCCGGCACGAAAACTACATACCTCAAGCAGGTTGACGACCTTTGTCTCGACATCGTTCTGGAGACCCAGCTCCTCAATAGCCAGCTTCGGGACCTGGcaccacgccgacgcgaAGAAGTCGTAGAGAACTAGTGTGAGTCTGAGCACCGACTTGAGGCGTTACGAACCAGCCTTGGACATGTTGTGATGAGTAGTGGAGAATGAGTTGGAAAGAGTCACACTTGAATCGTCTTAAGTAGTGGGCTGGACGGATGGGTCGTGACACTTCACATGACGTCACTGTTCCGACTGTCGCATTGAGAATGAGCCTGACGCGCGTTTGTCACCATTCCGTGCGCGGACAGTCATACACACCTACGACGGCACCAAATCCCGGACTACGTATGCAAATGCTAATGTCTACTAGCTTGAGAGCCTGAGAGCGATAAGCTCCCACCAGTAGGCTCTGCGGTTTGTCGCGGACGGACCATACGACCTGCTGATATCGACATCAAGCACTTTGCAACCATCGGCGATTGAGCAGACCGCAGTCTCGCTTGCTTACCCAGACCATGTTCAAACGCCGTGCCGCACATGTGTACACGCCGATCGCCGAGTGTAGTGGCCCAACCCTACGCACCAGATTCACCGAACAAGGCACCATAACGTGTGCAAGCAGCCCCTATGGTGTAATGGTAACACGTGAGTCTCATAATCTCTAGCCCTCAGTTCGATTCTGAGTGGGGGCACTTGCAAATGCTTTTTAGCAGCTGTCTGATGTGGCGTGAGTTGTGGGCTCACGTGCAGGCAATGAATGAATCAGACGGATTGAAAGGCACAGAGGCCGAGAATACTGCTGCGAAAAAAATACCGCTCAGAAAGAAAAATGCTACTGTTACATCGATGTATGCGAAAAATGCTGAATCTAAAAAAGTCTAGTAATGAAGACTCTAGCAAGCAAAGGGCCGGGAGAACTTGCCGTTGCTGTAGCCGTCCTTGATGCCCTGGCCAGCGGCGTAGAGGCCAAGCGGGGTAGTGACGACAGAGATGAAAAtgacgaggatggagatggcgcACATGATCTTCTTGCCGGGAGTGTTAATGGAACGGTGGACAGGCTCTtcaccctccttctcgcgcttgcgGCCGAAGAACCAGGGCGAGTTGTCATAGAGCCAGAGgaagccgccgccgccgcagacGTACCACACCGAAAAGAGGGAGGAGACAATGGTGAGGAGCTGGTTGAAGAAGGggatgagctcggcaacgAGGAAGCCGACGACCCAGATGATCGAGACCATGCCCATCCACGCCAACTGAGCGCGCCAGCTCTTGGACGTAAGGAGCTCCGAGTCACGCAGCCAGGTAATGTACAGGTACTTGGCACCGacgttggcgccgaggatACCGGAAACCATGAtggtgacgagggcgatCGAGTACGAGGTGATGTGGACCGGAGTCGAAGTCATGGTGAgggcgggcgaggtcgtgtATTGGCCACCGAAAGCGTAGACGGTGCCACCGACAATGCAGTAGCACACGGTGGCGATGATCTGGGAGAGGGCAAACGACTTCTTAAAGTCGTTCGGATTCTTCATCTCGGagcagaaggagaagacggcCATGTTGCCGCCGTACGCGAAGAGGACGTTGGTGTAGCCACCGACGATATCCATAACCGTGGGGTCGAGCGGGAAGGCGTACCACGCAATAGGGCCCTTTGCCGCCGTCTCGAGATGCGAGGGGTCCTGGACTCCCGTGCCGATAATAGTCATCAtcgaggcgacgaggatACAGCCGACCGAGACAAACGACATCCACCAGAGTTTGTGCCACTCGCGGTTGTATGCGAGGAGAATCGACACAACAGTGACAATGACACCCCACCAGACATTACAGATGGCGTGTGACGAAATGCTGGTGATGGCCTGttggccgacgaggacatgggAGCCGGCAAGACCCATCGACTTGAGGATCATTCCAATGCCGAAGACGCGCCGTCCCCACTTGCCGAAGATGACACCACCGGCATCACCAAAGTGCATGACGCCCATGTGGTTCATTTTGAACTCGATCATCATCCAGGCGGTAATGTAGGCGAGTGTGCCCAGCGCAACTGTGCTGATGACTCCGCCCACCACGCCCAGACGAAGGAAAATTGAAGGGAACGACAGCAGCCCAAGCGCAATGTTCTGCCCGTTAGTCACGTTTTCCACTTTTTCCATTTCAGGTCTCTCACCTCAGCAGTGGCAATGAGGAATGCCTTGATCCACCCCATGGACCGGAAATCAACATAGTCGTCATCGGCATGCAGGTCGCGCTGGGCCGAGAACGGGTCGACCTCATACGACGTCTCGAGGGCTGGGGTGAATGCCGTCTTGGTCCAGTCCTTTCCGGTCTGCATGACCGACGTCGAGTCGGTCTGCGCCTCGGTGTCGATTGAGGACCGGGCCTTTTCG contains the following coding sequences:
- a CDS encoding uncharacterized protein (Glutathione S-transferase, N-terminal domain), encoding MSKAVLYDFFASAWCQVPKLAIEELGLQNDVETKVVNLLEGQNFEPSYLKINAHGTIPSLQVDGKTYDDSTSCTRKLIEMAPNAPKKDTHTDHELEKLIRAVHSDHHDPNVLLLLAVNDEDRAEKAKGLPAAFLGGRQKTLDKLATEGGEFADFILAKQKFNGTLLSFYTGNPDEATRQKIYADANGQWKSAGEFIRGEVTHILRKTPGSYLGGASTPGEADYHLITWLARIITDAGGAAGSVSGEAFAALQKRIGPEPIDPVVAGYWDGWTQRPSFKKLGVH
- a CDS encoding uncharacterized protein (Transmembrane amino acid transporter protein), producing MITASEKARSSIDTEAQTDSTSVMQTGKDWTKTAFTPALETSYEVDPFSAQRDLHADDDYVDFRSMGWIKAFLIATAENIALGLLSFPSIFLRLGVVGGVISTVALGTLAYITAWMMIEFKMNHMGVMHFGDAGGVIFGKWGRRVFGIGMILKSMGLAGSHVLVGQQAITSISSHAICNVWWGVIVTVVSILLAYNREWHKLWWMSFVSVGCILVASMMTIIGTGVQDPSHLETAAKGPIAWYAFPLDPTVMDIVGGYTNVLFAYGGNMAVFSFCSEMKNPNDFKKSFALSQIIATVCYCIVGGTVYAFGGQYTTSPALTMTSTPVHITSYSIALVTIMVSGILGANVGAKYLYITWLRDSELLTSKSWRAQLAWMGMVSIIWVVGFLVAELIPFFNQLLTIVSSLFSVWYVCGGGGFLWLYDNSPWFFGRKREKEGEEPVHRSINTPGKKIMCAISILVIFISVVTTPLGLYAAGQGIKDGYSNGKFSRPFAC